In the genome of Neovison vison isolate M4711 chromosome 3, ASM_NN_V1, whole genome shotgun sequence, one region contains:
- the HPS4 gene encoding Hermansky-Pudlak syndrome 4 protein, whose protein sequence is MATTTSTELTSASWWNYFFLYDGSKVKEEGDPTRAGICYFYPPQTLLDQQELLCGQIAGVVRCVSDISSSAPTLVRLRKLKFAIKVDGEYLWVLGCAVELPDISCKQFLDQVIGVFNFYNGPVSLAYKNHSQEDLRTEWDTFIEQILRNTSDLHKIFCSLWNLDRTQVEPLLLLKAALILQTCQRSPHILAGCVLYKGLIVSTQLPPSLMAKVLIQPAASRHQRRPAGGGGPQEQGAALPPNVQIVPVFLTKEEATSLHEFPREQSASPAAAPAGLQERPARQPPRPQSTVAPTDKTTGHMEAMAWMLAATPESACPAGAWPDGSGENGHLPGHDLEEVRPANLHSPARDEGPGLGCSLAKEFHLTWGEEEPDLSAIHIPEAQETGASSSYFAFPSMGAPDGGGPCFEEFVSVSGDREPEPPDALPVVMAFSSLLSPSTPEMLSQNGALKQHDDLPEDSSQAPFPREDHLSRRTSRPRSWPCSDLRQRGTMLPMREQGLECVGVHDSCSAPSSSDLAESQDDRGSPADRRDPRSTPASCMGLVPMMLYTHSVNGLVLSLLAEEPLLGDDVAIEEVYHSSLASLNGLEVHLKETLPKDVAASPSRMYNFTHYDRVQNVLTTNLPQAATSQDRRFLRAVSLMHSDFAQLPALYEMTVRNASTAVYACCSPAQETYFQQLAAAARSSGFPSPQDGAFSLPGKAKQKLLKHGVNLL, encoded by the exons ACCCTGCTTGACCAGCAGGAGTTGCTCTGTGGACAGATTGCGGGTGTCGTGCGCTGTGTCTCGGacatctcctcctctgccccGACCCTCGTCCGTCTGCGGAAGCTGAAATTTGCCATAAAGGTGGACGGAGAGTACCTTTGG GTCCTGGGCTGTGCTGTGGAGCTCCCTGACATTAGCTGCAAACAGTTTCTGGATCAGGTCATTGGAGTCTTCAACTTTTACAATGGACCTGTATCTCTGGCTTACAAG AACCACTCTCAGGAAGACCTACGCACCGAATGGGACACCTTTATTGAACAGATTCTGAGGAACACCAGCGATCTGCACAAGATATTCTGTTCCCTCTGGAACCTGGACCGGACTCAG GTGGAGCCCCTGTTGTTGCTGAAGGCAGCGCTCATCCTGCAGACCTGCCAGCGCTCACCTCACATTCTCGCCGGCTGCGTCCTCTATAAGGGACT GATTGTTAGCACCCAGCTCCCACCATCCCTCATGGCCAAGGTCCTGATTCAGCCAGCTGCATCTCGGCACCAG AGAAGACCTGCAGGAGGGGGTGGCCCACAGGAacagg GAGCAGCGCTCCCCCCGAATGTCCAGATCGTGCCTGTGTTCCTGACCAAAGAGGAGGCCACCAGTCTCCATGAATTCCCGAGGGAGCAGTCAGCCAG CCCTGCTGCAGCACCAGCCGGACTCCAGGAGCGCCCAGCCCGGCAGCCTCCACGCCCTCAGAGCACCGTTGCCCCGACAGACAAGACCACTGGCCACATGGAAGCCATGGCCTGGATGTTGGCAGCCACTCCTGAGTCTGCGTGTCCTGCTGGAGCCTGGCCAGATGGCAGTGGGGAGAACGGGCACTTGCCTGGCCATGATCTGGAGGAGGTCAGGCCTGCAAACCTGCACAGCCCTGCCAGGGACGAGGGTCCCGGTCTTGGCTGCTCCCTGGCAAAGGAATTTCATCTTACCTGGGGGGAGGAGGAACCAGACTTGTCTGCCATCCACATTCCAGAAGCTCAGGAAACAGGAGCATCCTCCAGTTATTTTGCCTTCCCAAGTATGGGTGCCCCAGATGGTGGTGGTCCTTGCTTTGAGGAATTTGTTAGCGTCTCTGGTGACCGGGAACCCGAGCCACCTGACGCCCTGCCTGTGGTCATGGCCTTCAGCAGCCTCCTCTCTCCGTCCACTCCTGAGATGCTCAGCCAGAATGGAGCCCTGAAACAGCACGATGACCTCCCAGAGGACAGCAGCCAAGCCCCCTTTCCCAGGGAAGACCACCTGTCCAGAAGGACGAGCAGGCCTCGGTCTTGGCCTTGCTCAGACTTGAGGCAGAGAGGAACCATGCTGCCCATGAGGGAACAGGGCCTGGAATGTGTTGGGGTTCACGACAGCTGCTCAGCACCCAGCAGCTCAGACTTGGCAGAGTCTCAGGATGACAGAGGTTCCCCTGCAGACAGAAGGGACCCCAGGTCAACCCCAGCATCCTGTATGGGCCTTGTACCAATGATGCTCTACACCCACAGTGTTAACGGACTGGTGCTGTCCCTGCTGGCTGAGGAGCCACTGCTGGGCGACGATGTCGCCATCGAGGAGGTG TACCACAGTAGCCTGGCGTCCCTGAACGGGCTGGAGGTCCACCTGAAGGAGACGCTTCCCAAAGACGTGGCTGCCTCCCCCAGCAGGATGTACAACTTCACGCATTATGACCGCGTCCAGAATGTGCTGACCA CAAACCTGCCACAAGCGGCCACCTCCCAGGACCGCCGCTTCCTCCGGGCCGTCAGCCTCATGCACTCAGACTTTGCCCAGCTGCCCGCACTGTACGAGATGACTGTTAG GAATGCCTCCACTGCGGTGTACGCATGTTGTAGCCCGGCCCAGGAAACCTACTTCCAGCAGCTCGCTGCGGCGGCACGGAGCTCCGGCTTCCCCAGCCCGCAGGACGGCGCCTTCAGCCTCCCGGGCAAAGCCAAGCAGAAGCTGCTAAAGCACGGGGTGAACCTGCTGTGA